The Quercus lobata isolate SW786 chromosome 4, ValleyOak3.0 Primary Assembly, whole genome shotgun sequence genome segment CTGGATGAGGGTGACCCTGAGAAGTTTACCAAAATAGGGACAATTATGGAGAAAGAGACGAAGCAAGACCTCATCCAATTCTTAAGGAAGAGTACTGATGTTTTTACGTGGAGTCATGAAAACATGCTAGGAATTGACCTAAGTGTCATTACTCATTGCTTGAATATGTATCCATCTTCCAAGCCTGTTCATCAGAAGAAGAAGGTCTTCGCTTCTAAGCGAGATAAGGCTATCAAAGAAAAGGTCCGGAAGTTAACTACAACAGAATTTATTCGGGAAGTCTATTACTTGAATTGGTTAGCTAATGCGGTGATGGTTAAGAAGGCTAACGGCAAGTGGAGGATATGTGTAAACTTCACTGATTTGAACAAGActtgccccaaggatagttATCAATTGCCACGCATTGACCAACTGGTGGATTCAACAGCAGGTTATCAGTTACTTGGCTTCATGGACACCTTCTTAGGTTACAACCAGATCAAGAAGGAAAAGGCAAATCAAGAGAAAACATCCTTCATTACCATTCAaggtttattttgttataaagtgatgccctttggtttaaAGAATGCGGGGGCAACTTATCGGAGATTAGTCAATCACATGTTCTGTCCACAGATAAGACGGAATGTAAAAGTTTATGTGGACGATATGTTGGTGAAGAGCTTGGATGAGAAGAAACATCTGGAAGACCTACAAGAGACCTTTGAAACACTTAGACGATACAATATGAAGCTGAATCCAAGTAAGTGCACCTTTAGGGTTTTGTCGGGGAAGTTTCTAGGATTCATGATTTCAcatagaggaattgaagtgAATCCTGATAAAATCCAAGCTATACTGAACATGGAACCACGAAAGAATGTCAAGGAAGTCCAGTCCCTCACTAGACGAGTTGTAGCTTTAAACAGGCTTGTTTCAAAAGCTATAGATAAATGTTTGTCCTTTTTCAAAGTTCTTAAGAAGGCATTTGAATGGACGGACGAGTGCTAGAAGGCCTTCCAAGATCTTAAGGTCTATTTTACTACGGCTCCCCTACTAAGCCCATCCATACTAAGTGAGGAGTTGTATTTATACTTAGTAGTGTCCCCACATGTTGTAAGCTCAGTATTAATcagggaagaaaagaaagtgcaGAAGCTTGTGTATTATACAAGTCAAGCGCTAAGAAAAGCAGAAGGACGATACCCAATGATTGAGAAGTTAGCTTTTGCACTCATAACAGCTTCCAGGAAACTAAGGCATTACTTTTAGGCACATGTCATCAACGTCATAATGGATCATCCACTCAAGAAGGCGATGAACAAGTTGGAAGCCGCAGGACGATTGATTCAATGGGCTATAGAGCTAAGTGAGTTTGATATTAGGTATCAACCTAGGAATGTAATAAAGGCTCAACCTCTGTTAGATTTCATTGCGGAATTCACTCCAGGTCATGGTGATCTAGACGAAGGGAAAGAGGCTAAGACATGGATCGTCCATGTAGATGGGTCATCTACACTATATGCAGGAGGGATAGGAGTTGTATTGCGATCCCCAGAAGGAGATAAGCTAAAGTATATGGCTTGTCTACAATATTAAACAACCAACAATAAAATTGAATATGAAGCATTTCTTaaagggctagaattggctAAGTCCTTAAAGGTGAAGTCAATAGTTGTCCAAGGAGACTCTCAGTTAGTCATGGGCCAAGTAAATGGAACATGTGAGGCAAAAGAAGAacagatgaagaagtaccttagTAAGGTGAAACACCTTATTAAGAAGTTTAAGGAAGCCAGTTTCtctcaaatcccaagggaggaaAACATGGAAGCAGACACCTTGGCAAAGGCAGCATCTACAGACAGATGGGTGGATGAGCTTGATGAAGTCCAATATATGACTAGTATAGATCTTCCAGAGGTGCAACAAATAGAAGGTGAAGATaattggatgaccccaataATGGCTCACTAATGGATGGAAGGCTTCTAGAGGAGAGAGATGAAGCTAGAAAGCTAGGTGTCAGATCAGCCAAGTATGTCCTTATAGACGAGGTGCTATACAAAGAGGCTTCTCTCAGCCTTACCTAAGGAGCATGTGCAACCATTCAAGAGCTAGAGCACTTGTCCACAAAGCCGTCCATGTAGGCTATTACTGGCCGACCATTCAAGCAGATCTTAAGGCTTATGTGAAGGTGTGTGATCAATGTCAACACTTCAGTAACATCCATCGGAGTACCTCACCTCGATGATGGCCCtatggccatttgcacaatggaaATTGGATATTTTGGGTACCTTTCCAATTGGAACCAGACAGATGAAGTTTTTGGTGGTGGAgattgattacttcactaagtgggtggaAATTGAACCCTTAGCAAAAATCACATAGTAAAATGTCAAAAACTTCGTCTAGAAGAGCATTATATACAGGTTTGGGGTACCTAGAGTACTAGTGTCAGACAATAGACAACAGTTTGATAACACACCCTTTAGAGAATTCTGCAAGCAGCTAGGAATC includes the following:
- the LOC115986022 gene encoding uncharacterized protein LOC115986022 encodes the protein MDHPLKKAMNKLEAAGRLIQWAIELSEFDIRYQPRNVIKAQPLLDFIAEFTPGHGDLDEGKEAKTWIVHVDGSSTLYAGGIGVVLRSPEGDKLKYMASFLKGLELAKSLKVKSIVVQGDSQLVMGQVNGTCEAKEEQMKKYLSKVKHLIKKFKEASFSQIPREENMEADTLAKAASTDRWVDELDEVQYMTSIDLPEVQQIEGEDNWMTPIMAH